Within Telopea speciosissima isolate NSW1024214 ecotype Mountain lineage chromosome 8, Tspe_v1, whole genome shotgun sequence, the genomic segment AgtcatcatattttctaaaaggcGAGTCGAGTtaaaaaacatgattttttcAACAATGCTTTTGAGACCAATTTTAGGGTTGCACCGTTCAGAGCCCGTTTAAAGACCATCTAGAGTTAAACAGGCCCAAAGCCCGGTTAAAGCCCGATTCAAGTAGCCCGTTTATAGCCTTAGATCAACCGAGCCCGACCAAACCCGTCCAAGCTAAACCCGATTAGCTAAACAGGCAGTCACGGTGCATGGGTTGAAATTGGGTAAGCCTGATTAACCTGACTGACCAAACTGACCAAGTGACACCCataattttgtgttttttactctttttttttttcgttttcttttgaaaattgcaaagggctgatgttctctgtgctgcagcacagCCTGCAGCCatacacatgggcctgccattcagagggcagggtggtcatttcacccactcctatgtgtctgggcgcagcttgTGCccccgacacagagaacatttggccaattGTAAAATACACCTGCCATGAGTTTCACACAGTTAATGAATAAAGTCTTcttcaattaaaaacaaaaacaaaaatcatgactttgaaaaaattcaaaaatttcaaGGAAGTCCTTCTTTCCTAATCCCGTTGATTTGACCAAAGTTGCTGCCCAAGGATAATGGTTGCATATTGTAcagattttcatcctctcaaatGTGTTTTATATCCTTTCTAAGTGTTGGGTGGACAGTAGGATTCGTAAGTATGGTGCACTGCCCATTTGAGATGATAAATTGGATTGAGCTCCTTAGAGAGGAGCTCAGCACCACCAAGGGGCATGTAATTGTtgggttgtgccacacacatccctaggtgtgcgTCGAGATGTGTGCAACATAGctcaacccttggatgccccctaggcACTCCcttggtaggggtgtcaatgggtcgggttgggctgggtctaccctaaaccctaacccaaccctaaaggCCTtaatctaaaccctaacccaatccaaccctggcagggcctaagaaaccctcaacccgaTTCGACCCTGTCAGGGTTTTCCCTgatccaacccgaccctgattgaccttgatagggtcgggttggtcttgattgaccctgaccaTGATTGATAGGATTGAAAGTACATCCATATAAATCCATATATTAGGGTTACACATGAGCATCAAAATGCACTGGATCATTTCTTAAACAGACTGAGAAAGTTTTTATTTGTTGTCCAGATttagaaaaaaatgaaacataagaaaaatGGGTCCCACCACTTACTGTATGATGGTCCCCACCTTGAGGCccttctatctatctatctgtTCATTTCTCTCTGCTTTCTTAACTTCTCTTCCCCACTTCCCATCTTCTccggctctctctctctagcccTCTCACACTTTCCGTCACATATAAGGTATATTCCGCCTAGGCACTCTTCGATTTGAAGACTTCCAACCAGGATCTCAAAAGTGACTTGAAGGATCTTTACAAAAATTTAGCAGTTCAGATGGATGTTGCTGGGAATTGTAAGGCTATTGTAGTTCATGTTCCTTACAGATTGAGGAAAGCTTTCAACAAAATTATTGCTACCCGAAGGATCCTGAGACCTCCAAAGAAGGGTTCTGCTGCCCAGCGACCTCGCAGCAGAACACTAACTGCTGTGCATGATGCCATGCTGGAGGATATTGTTTATCCTTCAGAGATTATTGGAAAGCGTGTCAGATACTGCATTGATGGGTCCAAAATCATCAAGATTTTCTTGGATTCAAATGCCACCAAGTACAAGAGCGAGACATTCTCAAGAGTTTACCGCAAGTTTGCGGGGAAAGATGTTGTGTTTGAGTACCACATTACCGAGCCTATACACAGCACAAAAAAACCCTTccaaagaagaaacagagaaaaaaaaaacagaaatgagAAAGCCGGCATCGGGATCAACATCGGCAACAGCAGCGGCTGCGGTGGCGACGATGGCGATGATGGCATCTGCGTCTTGATCGTCGAGTAAGACGCCGTGTTGTAGTAATGTTGGCCTGAAAAGAGGGCCATGGGCTCCTGAAGAGGATGAGCTTCTCGCCGCGGCGGCTTTTCTCCAAGgggttttttgtcttttctttgataatatatacattaatatatacctataacttattcaccaaaaaaaaataggactTGGTTTTTATGCACGGTCgtgtataagaggaatcttttacactAGTTTTTAGTAACCATCAGATTCAAGGGTTTTAATCTGAACCGTCCAAAGGTAAAGTATGGTAGATACTCCTTCTATACAGTTACATTTTCAAATACATGTAAAAGActgccattttatttatcaataattattaaaaaaacgAATAAAATTCCAGGATTTTCATTCTCTGCAACTCAACGTCTCAACTAaaccttttctcttctcttccgtAGAAGACTCTCTCCTCCATTTGAGACAATTTTGCAAGACAAACTGACCTCAGAAAAACTAAACCCAACTTTAAAGTATGCTAAGCAGAACCCATCCCATATTTTAAAGATGATTCTGTCTTACATATACCACTCAGAAGAATACTTTTTGGAGAGAAACCCAAGCTTGGAGAAACattgctgctgttgttgttgttggtggtggtggtggtggtggtggtggtggtggtggggaggGTGAAGCCATTGTTGTTGTTCGTCATGAGTTGAAGAGTACTTATTGGGTCTAAAATAAAGAGATTGGGGGTTTGAGAACCACTTCCCTTGGCGGACCTCCATTTCTTTCCATCCGTTCTTCTGCACCTGCCTGGTTCTGGTTCCATGCAATTTCTATAGTCGAAGCAAAAACTACTGCAACCTAAAACTGTAAAAAGATtatgcaaaatagaaatcaaacaaaacccaaataGAAAATCACATCTATAACCCTTTTAAACAGAAACCCATCACTTAATTTCTCAAAGAAATTTGCTATCAAATACGGAAAAAaaatccccccaaaaaaaaaaagatggaggAGGGAGACCCAGCCCTAGATGAAAGATCAAAGAGCGAGTGGAGAATGATATCTTACTTGTACCGGGAGAAGCC encodes:
- the LOC122671062 gene encoding 40S ribosomal protein S7-like, with amino-acid sequence MPVVQSPMLVVQPSMATIQLPTAVLQPPMTVFQPPTTVIQPSMATTQPPMAAGQPPMTAAPSPEGNPLQWRPWKQMMALFDLKTSNQDLKSDLKDLYKNLAVQMDVAGNCKAIVVHVPYRLRKAFNKIIATRRILRPPKKGSAAQRPRSRTLTAVHDAMLEDIVYPSEIIGKRVRYCIDGSKIIKIFLDSNATKYKSETFSRVYRKFAGKDVVFEYHITEPIHSTKKPFQRRNREKKNRNEKAGIGINIGNSSGCGGDDGDDGICVLIVE